One part of the Streptomyces lienomycini genome encodes these proteins:
- a CDS encoding phosphotransferase family protein, translating to MTNHDETAVVRPLTLDWVSRHLEVGERVVGAEVLHGGITAEMRRLTVGTPDGGTRDLVLRSLVDPFYVEHAGDWLNREAGALTLLTKTRVPAPELVAADPVAAHCEYPSLLMTHLAGRTVLDDEGLETRVPQLARQLVAIHAVQPAEQPPKYVTLTNPDTVVIPKGADTAAWAAAIDVIRKPAPPRCEGRFLHRDFQPGNVLFDVPPSGPAGTRITGVVDWAAPSWGPADLDVAHCSAVLAQLHGPAWGLRFPEAYEEAGGVLAAATSERLYWLVRDGLASSEEVHAVSRPWRAVGRTDLTPQAVEARLDAYVTALMDTLG from the coding sequence GTGACCAACCACGATGAGACAGCGGTCGTCCGGCCTTTGACACTGGATTGGGTGAGCCGGCATCTGGAGGTCGGCGAACGCGTCGTCGGAGCCGAGGTGCTGCACGGCGGTATCACGGCCGAGATGCGGAGGCTGACCGTCGGCACGCCGGATGGAGGCACCCGTGACCTGGTGCTGCGGAGCTTGGTCGACCCGTTCTACGTGGAGCACGCCGGAGACTGGCTGAACAGGGAGGCCGGCGCCCTGACCCTGCTCACGAAGACCCGCGTACCGGCCCCTGAGCTGGTCGCGGCAGACCCGGTCGCCGCACATTGCGAGTATCCGTCGCTCCTGATGACACATCTGGCAGGCCGGACGGTCCTCGACGACGAGGGGCTGGAGACTCGCGTCCCCCAGCTGGCCCGCCAGCTCGTGGCCATCCACGCGGTACAGCCTGCCGAGCAGCCCCCGAAGTACGTGACGCTGACGAACCCCGACACCGTCGTGATTCCGAAGGGCGCCGACACGGCGGCGTGGGCCGCGGCAATCGACGTGATCCGTAAGCCCGCGCCACCACGCTGTGAAGGGCGATTCCTGCACCGGGACTTCCAGCCGGGCAACGTGCTGTTCGACGTGCCGCCCTCGGGGCCGGCAGGGACCCGGATCACCGGCGTCGTCGACTGGGCGGCCCCCTCCTGGGGCCCGGCCGATCTCGATGTGGCGCACTGCTCCGCCGTACTCGCGCAGCTGCACGGCCCTGCGTGGGGTCTGCGGTTCCCCGAGGCGTACGAGGAAGCCGGCGGAGTGCTGGCCGCGGCCACGAGCGAGCGACTCTACTGGCTCGTACGGGACGGACTGGCGTCCTCGGAAGAAGTGCATGCGGTGTCGAGGCCATGGCGAGCGGTAGGGCGGACAGACCTCACACCGCAAGCCGTGGAGGCGCGACTGGACGCCTATGTCACCGCCCTGATGGACACGCTGGGCTGA